A stretch of DNA from Vicingus serpentipes:
AATGTTTCTGGGCTTAAAGTAATTTCATCACCAATTTCTGCAATTAAGTATTGTGAGTTTTCGTAGCCAGGTGTTGCAAAACCAACAGCTTCTGCTGCCGAATGCCAATTGCTTTCATCATTACTTGGGCGGTTATAATCGATACGTTCTAACGAAACACCATCGGTACTGTTTAGCAACGCAAAATGCATGTCTTCGTTGTAATTTACATTGTCAATAACCTCATCATTGTTGTTGATTAAATAAACCGAACCTTCATCATTGCTATAAGTTGGTAAACTGGCCATTTGTAAAAACGCGTCTTCTTTTGCATTAAAATACTCTTGTTTAATGTTGTTTACATCAACCGAAAGCATCACAAATTGTTGAGGTTTTAATAAATAAGGCAGTTCCGAAATGATTTTATAATTATCTATACTGTCATTATCGAGGTTAGCTAATTTCCAATTTTCAAGACTAATGTATTTGTTTGAGTTGTTGTATAGTTCAACAAAATCACTTCCGCCATCGCGAGGGTTAAATAATATTTCATTAATCACAATATCATTGATTCCTCCTTGTTCTGGTAAAGCAAAATCAGCACTATTATTTGTACTAATGGTATTGCCGACACAATCGAAAGCACCATTAACGGTAACAGTATAAATGGTTTGGTTTTGCAACTTGTTGCTCAAGTTTAACAGTATGTTTTTGTTGTCTAAAATGGTAATCGTTGCAATATTAATTCCGTTGTTAATGGTAACCGAGCCTAATTGTATAGCTTCATTAAATGTTACCAAAACAGTAGAATCATTCATAGCATTTGCATTGACTACTTCTGGCAATAAATTGTCTGGATTGCTTGCAAAAATTGAGTTTTGAATTCCTGGAGTTCCACCAAACCATTTGGTAGATGCCGACCAGTTATCTGCTTCTCCACACGGATTGTTGTAATCAATCATTTCTATACTCCAACCACCATCTTTTTTGTCATCATCATTGTACCACGAATCAAAATAATGAACGGTATGAATCAAATTACTATCCACATCCCAAAGGGTTATAACTTCATCCGTATTATTTAATGAAGGCAAACTACCAACAGTTATAACTTTTCCATAAGGAGTAAATTGGCCCTCGTTATTATCGTCACAAAGAATAAGGTATTCTCCCGGTAAAATTTTACCCGATTGTATTTGATTTGCTGTGCTTAAATCAGAAATCCAGCAATTGGTTAAATCAATAATTTTAGAAGTGTTGTTGTAAAGCTCCAAATATTCTTGCTCTGGTAGTCCAATTGTTGGTGAAGGGTCTGGAAATAATTCTGTAATGATAATTTCGTATGGCAAGGGCGCTTTTCCAATACCAAAATCAATAGAATTTAGAGAAATTAAGTTGCCTGAACAATCGGTAGCATTGTTTATTGTTAAAGTATAAACCAAAGATGAATCTAATGGAGCATCTAAGTTTAACATTACACTTTGTAAATTAGTATTAATAGTTACAGTTGTTGTATTTATTCCTCCAGTTAACCCATAAGAAGCTGTTGCTAATGAAAGACTATCCATTGTTTCATTAAAAAATACTTCCAATTGAGTAGCAGATATTACTTTAACAGTTGAAATAGTTGGTGCTTGAACATCAGGAGAACTGTCAAAAACGGAGTTTTGAGTTCCCGGAGTTCCACCGTCTGTATTTGCAGAAGCTGACCAATTGCCACTTCCAGAGGCACAAGGGTTAGTTGGATTAATTAATTCTAAGGTGTAACCTCCATCATCTTTGCTTGGGTCGTTGTACCAAGAAATGTCGTAGCTCACAACATCAACAACAACTCCGTTATTATCAGTTAAAGTTAAACTATCGCCTCCGTTTGTTAAAGCAGTGAAAGAAGAAATTCCAATAACATTTCCATAAGGAGAGTATAGTGCTGTATCTGTTGTAGAACAAAGAATAACGTAGTTGTTCGGCATCAATACAAAATTAGGTAGTGATTTAGCTGTAGTTGAATTTATAAAATTCCAATTACCTAAATTGTAGGTGTTTGCTGAGGTGTTATAAAGCTCAACAAATTCAGCGTTTGGCAATCCAATTTGTGGACTTGGATCAGCAAAAATTTCGTTGATGATGACATCGCCATAAGTTACAGGAATTATTACCACATAAGTAAAAGGGTTTACTGAGGATGTAATTACATTTCCACTATTATCTTCTAAATTAATAGTTGTTAAGTTGTTCGTTAATCCGTTTGTAAAAGCAGTGGAAAATGTTAAATGAACAATACTTGAATCAGTTAGGTCTCGCATTGCAGTAGAAGGATTACCCAAGCCATTATCAGCGGAATAATTAGTTAGAGATTGAGCGGTGTTGATTTCTACTACTTCGTTAAAATAAACGTTCAAATTATTAGCATCAACCACTACAACAGAATCTATGCTTGGAGGAGTTAAATCTGCTCCAATAGTTCCACAATAAAAATTATCGAAAAAGTGATTGTTGATTGGGCTTGCTGCCGAAGATTGTTCAATTAAAACTCCAAAAAAGGAGGAGCTGTTTACCGAATTATCAAACACAGAACCAGCATTGGTAAATGAGCCTAAAATACCATCATCGTAAAGTAAAGCCCAGTTATTAGATAAATCACGAGTTACTTTAATTTGAAAAGGATTGTTAGATGTACTGTTTACATCACCATCATTTCCATCAATTAAAATATTTGCTGTTCCACTCACTAAACTATAAAGTTTAATATCGTCTTGAGTACTACCAATTCTAACAAAGTAACCGTTTTGAGCAGTTGTTAAATCGGCAACATCAGCCATTAAAAATACATCTACATAATTTGCTCCAGATGTTCCAAATTTTAAGTTAAGATCGAATATCCACTCGGCATTTGAGCTTAATGTTGAAGGTGTGCTTAAATAATAAGTTGCTGCACCAGAACTTTGAGAGTTTAACTCCCCAGTTGTGATGGTAAATAATGCATCATTACCACTCCAAGTAGGGCTATTGGTAAAATCTCCATCAGAAAAATCATCAGAAAATTGGGCAAAAGCAAAAGAGCTCAACATTAAAAAAACAGCATTAAGTAGCGCGTATTTTATATTTCCCAACTTGTTAATCATCTCTGTAATATTAAAAAAGTAGTTAAAAATACAAATTAAAGATTTGTTTTGGGCGAGCAAAAGTAATCGCAGTTAAAATTTAATATACTTTTGTTAGAAATTTAAAACCATTTTAAAATGAAAATTGCCGTTGTAGGAGCTACCGGAATGGTAGGTAACGTAATGCTAAAAGTGTTAGCAGAAAGAAACTTTGTGATTAATGAATTAATTCCTGTTGCTTCAGAGAAGTCGGTAGGAAAAGAAATTGAGTACAAGGGCAAGAAGTATAAGGTGGTTTCGTTGCAAGATGCAGTAAATATGGCTCCAAACATTGCTATATTTTCTGCAGGAGGTGACACTTCTTTAGAATGGGCTCCAAAATTTGCAGCTGTTGGCACAACCGTAATTGATAATTCTTCAGCTTGGAGAATGAACCCAAACAATAAGTTGGTGGTACCAGAAATTAATGCTTCAGTTTTAACCGCTGAAGATAAAATTATTGCGAATCCCAACTGTTCAACCATACAAATGGTGTTGGTAATGAATCCATTGCATAAAAAATATAAAATTAAAAGAGTAGTGGTTTCTACTTACCAATCGATTACCGGAACAGGAGTTAAAGCTGTTGAGCAATTAGAAAACGAAAGAAATAACAAAGCTGGAGAAATGGCATACCATTACCCAATTGATAAAAACTGTATTCCGCAATGTGATGTTTTTACAGATAATGGATACACAAAAGAGGAGTTAAAATTAATGAATGAACCTAAAAAAATTATGGGTGACGATAGCATTAAACTTTCTGCAACTGCGGTAAGAGTTCCTGTTGTTGGAGGACATTCAGAATCTATCAACATAGAGTTTGAAAACGACTTTGATTTAGCTGAGGTCCGTAAAATTTTACATGAAACGGAAGGAATTACTTTGCAAGATAATCCGGACACCAACACTTATCCAATGCCATTGTATGCAGAAGGTAAAGATGATGTTTTTGTGGGAAGAATTAGAAGAGATGAATCGCAACTAAATACCATAAACATGTGGATAGTAACCGATAACTTGCGTAAAGGTGCTGCCACGAATGCTGTACAAATTGCGGAGTATTTGGTGGAAAAAGGACTGCTTAAACAAAACGTAGAAAGCTAAGAATAAGCTAATAATTTATTGAAGCCGAGCCTAAAAAGTTCGGCTTCTTTCGTTAAGTTTGTTTCACTTCAAAAAAATAAAAATGAGTAAATATAAAACACTACAAGAGCTAATTGCTATCGATTCTCCATCGGGTTATACTGATAACGCAAGTAAATATATTTTTGATTTATTAACGAGTTATGGGTATTCTCCAGAATATACTAATAAAGGAGCTGTAAAATGTGCTTTGGGAGCAAATCCAAAAGTGGCTATTGCTGGGCATGTTGACACTTTGGGAGCTATTGTTTCTGGAATTAAAGCTGACGGAACGCTTTCTTTTTCATTGTTAGGAGGACTTTCATTAACTGGAGCAGAAGGAGAATATGTTAAAATTATTACACATGAAGGAAAAACTTATACCGGAACTATTTTAATTAATAACCCATCGGTACACGCGAATAACGAAAAAGAAAAAACGCAACGAAGCATAAAAAGCATGCACATTAGAGTGGATGAAGAAGTTTATACCAAAGAAGATGTAGAAAAATTAGGAATTGGAGTTGGCGATATTATTTGTGTAGATGTAAAATATCAGGAATTAGCTAGTGGATTTATCAAATCTCGATTTTTAGATAATAAAGCAGGTTGTTATGTGTTGTTTGAATTGGCTAGAAGATTAAAAGAACAAGGTAAAGAAGCACCTGTAGAAATTTTCTTTAGCAATTATGAAGAAGTTGGGCATGGTGGAACAGTTGGTTATTCTGATAGTATTGAAGAATTGTTAGTAATTGACATGGGTGTGTTGGGGGATGATTGTGAAGGAAACGAAGTAAGTTGTTCTATTTGTGCTAAAGATAGTTCAGGACCTTACGATTACAATTTTAGAAAACGATTAGTTGATTTGGCTCAAAAAAATAACATTCCATACAAAGTAGATGTTTATCCTTTTTATGGCTCAGATGGCTCAGCGGCTTTACGTGCTGGTAACGATTTTAGAGTTGGGTTAATTGGAATGGGGGTTGCTGCCTCACACGGAACAGAACGTACACACATTAAAGGTATTGAAGCAACCATTGATTTATGTTTGGCTTATATCAATGAAATGTAGTATTTTAATGATTTGAAAAAACTGTTTCCCATACTCCTAATTGTCATCCTGAGTTTATCGAAGGATAGACAATGTGTTGCTCAAAATTTTAGTCCAGAAGAGCAACACCAAATAGATAGTTTAAATGCAATTATCAATAACCCAAATAGTCATGATACCTCTATAGCCGGTGCTTATGTTGGATTAAG
This window harbors:
- a CDS encoding aspartate-semialdehyde dehydrogenase, encoding MKIAVVGATGMVGNVMLKVLAERNFVINELIPVASEKSVGKEIEYKGKKYKVVSLQDAVNMAPNIAIFSAGGDTSLEWAPKFAAVGTTVIDNSSAWRMNPNNKLVVPEINASVLTAEDKIIANPNCSTIQMVLVMNPLHKKYKIKRVVVSTYQSITGTGVKAVEQLENERNNKAGEMAYHYPIDKNCIPQCDVFTDNGYTKEELKLMNEPKKIMGDDSIKLSATAVRVPVVGGHSESINIEFENDFDLAEVRKILHETEGITLQDNPDTNTYPMPLYAEGKDDVFVGRIRRDESQLNTINMWIVTDNLRKGAATNAVQIAEYLVEKGLLKQNVES
- a CDS encoding lamin tail domain-containing protein, yielding MINKLGNIKYALLNAVFLMLSSFAFAQFSDDFSDGDFTNSPTWSGNDALFTITTGELNSQSSGAATYYLSTPSTLSSNAEWIFDLNLKFGTSGANYVDVFLMADVADLTTAQNGYFVRIGSTQDDIKLYSLVSGTANILIDGNDGDVNSTSNNPFQIKVTRDLSNNWALLYDDGILGSFTNAGSVFDNSVNSSSFFGVLIEQSSAASPINNHFFDNFYCGTIGADLTPPSIDSVVVVDANNLNVYFNEVVEINTAQSLTNYSADNGLGNPSTAMRDLTDSSIVHLTFSTAFTNGLTNNLTTINLEDNSGNVITSSVNPFTYVVIIPVTYGDVIINEIFADPSPQIGLPNAEFVELYNTSANTYNLGNWNFINSTTAKSLPNFVLMPNNYVILCSTTDTALYSPYGNVIGISSFTALTNGGDSLTLTDNNGVVVDVVSYDISWYNDPSKDDGGYTLELINPTNPCASGSGNWSASANTDGGTPGTQNSVFDSSPDVQAPTISTVKVISATQLEVFFNETMDSLSLATASYGLTGGINTTTVTINTNLQSVMLNLDAPLDSSLVYTLTINNATDCSGNLISLNSIDFGIGKAPLPYEIIITELFPDPSPTIGLPEQEYLELYNNTSKIIDLTNCWISDLSTANQIQSGKILPGEYLILCDDNNEGQFTPYGKVITVGSLPSLNNTDEVITLWDVDSNLIHTVHYFDSWYNDDDKKDGGWSIEMIDYNNPCGEADNWSASTKWFGGTPGIQNSIFASNPDNLLPEVVNANAMNDSTVLVTFNEAIQLGSVTINNGINIATITILDNKNILLNLSNKLQNQTIYTVTVNGAFDCVGNTISTNNSADFALPEQGGINDIVINEILFNPRDGGSDFVELYNNSNKYISLENWKLANLDNDSIDNYKIISELPYLLKPQQFVMLSVDVNNIKQEYFNAKEDAFLQMASLPTYSNDEGSVYLINNNDEVIDNVNYNEDMHFALLNSTDGVSLERIDYNRPSNDESNWHSAAEAVGFATPGYENSQYLIAEIGDEITLSPETFSPDNDGYDDVLNISYQFAEPGNVANVIIYDSKGRLIKNLVLNEYLGTQGTFSWDGIDENNEKAAIGIYIVYAEIVNINGDVKKYKKPCVVAGRLN
- a CDS encoding M42 family metallopeptidase, translating into MSKYKTLQELIAIDSPSGYTDNASKYIFDLLTSYGYSPEYTNKGAVKCALGANPKVAIAGHVDTLGAIVSGIKADGTLSFSLLGGLSLTGAEGEYVKIITHEGKTYTGTILINNPSVHANNEKEKTQRSIKSMHIRVDEEVYTKEDVEKLGIGVGDIICVDVKYQELASGFIKSRFLDNKAGCYVLFELARRLKEQGKEAPVEIFFSNYEEVGHGGTVGYSDSIEELLVIDMGVLGDDCEGNEVSCSICAKDSSGPYDYNFRKRLVDLAQKNNIPYKVDVYPFYGSDGSAALRAGNDFRVGLIGMGVAASHGTERTHIKGIEATIDLCLAYINEM